A region of Candidatus Margulisiibacteriota bacterium DNA encodes the following proteins:
- the secF gene encoding protein translocase subunit SecF — MNIIGKRNLWFVISAVLIALGIFGFSYNILVRGQAMNFGIDFTGGSITTLRFEQNATVTSRLAEVRGVLSSFKFKESVIQKEGDNDISIRTEPLDADVRAQMMTELEKTFGRVELLEADTIGPVIGAELRSQAFWALLIATIGILIYVSFRFEFKYAVAAVIALWHDAFITVGLIALLYRSVDTAFIAAILTIMGYSINDTIVIFDRIRENIINQKKGKVSFAEIANTSVLQTMARSINTVITVLFMNICLFLFGGATLKDFALTLLIGFTLGGYSSIFIASPVLVMLEGSLGKPTKKPS; from the coding sequence ATGAACATTATAGGAAAAAGAAATCTGTGGTTTGTAATATCCGCGGTCCTTATAGCCCTGGGCATTTTCGGGTTTTCCTATAACATCCTTGTCCGCGGCCAGGCCATGAACTTTGGCATAGACTTTACCGGAGGATCGATCACAACACTGAGGTTTGAGCAGAACGCAACTGTAACTTCGAGGCTCGCGGAGGTCCGCGGGGTCCTTTCATCATTCAAGTTCAAAGAGAGCGTCATTCAAAAAGAGGGCGATAACGACATCAGCATAAGGACCGAACCTCTTGACGCGGATGTGCGGGCTCAGATGATGACAGAACTTGAGAAGACCTTTGGCCGGGTCGAACTTCTGGAGGCGGATACAATTGGACCAGTAATAGGAGCCGAACTGCGTTCGCAGGCTTTTTGGGCCCTCCTGATAGCCACCATTGGTATTTTGATCTATGTTTCTTTCAGGTTCGAGTTCAAATACGCAGTTGCAGCTGTTATTGCCCTGTGGCATGATGCTTTCATAACAGTAGGACTCATAGCTCTTCTCTATAGGTCGGTTGATACGGCCTTTATCGCGGCGATACTAACTATAATGGGGTATTCCATCAACGACACTATCGTGATTTTTGACAGGATAAGGGAAAATATCATCAATCAGAAAAAAGGCAAAGTTTCCTTTGCCGAGATAGCCAACACAAGCGTCCTTCAGACCATGGCAAGATCGATCAATACGGTTATCACCGTCCTTTTTATGAACATCTGCCTCTTTTTATTCGGAGGGGCCACCCTCAAAGATTTTGCGCTCACGCTCCTGATAGGTTTTACACTGGGAGGTTATTCTTCCATCTTTATTGCTAGCCCGGTCCTTGTGATGCTGGAGGGCTCTCTTGGCAAGCCAACGAAAAAACCGTCGTGA
- a CDS encoding DNA translocase FtsK, translated as MASQRKNRRELDGHRHSAGGILIIALALYILLATVSSTTSPAWTGYLGLYIVKLLLEKTFGFGVFLLPLLLTFMGAIMLTRQEPKSLKIRLSGFIIFFLTFICACQMFFPNYYLKAELFWVKGAGGALGYLLNFVLSSLVGAVGTVIILSAFLVISMILVFNITSFEAFEELFDRLLPKKEAASPKRKPRKVSIQGIPSEDSFDKSIASQLSMIKEIKPPEEAAPKAEEPVKFSEPKEDKPVRQYKRHSYKLPPLDLLNTLTEKEKQKAMRLRELTEQRKNDLERVLQSFGVAAQVVNISIGPAVTRFEVQPEPGVKVSKIANLADDIALNLASGGVRMEAPIPGKSVVGIEVPSQAVTPVHLGEIARTVEFSQNPSKLMIGIGKDIAGTPIFGDLSKMPHILIAGTTGSGKSVAINSLIISILLRARPDEVKFIMIDPKMVELSIYEDIPHLMAPVVTDPKKAAATLKEWVIREMDRRYKEFFNAGVRNIEAFNKKVDKFEGSGKEDEFIPERLPYLVVIIDELADMMMVAAADVETTICRIAQMARATGIHLVVATQRPSVDVITGLIKANIPSRISFAVATQIDSRVILDMSGAEKLLGKGDMLYSPIGSMKPIRVQGSYVSDEEIEKITNFVKAQASPEYSEEILNIKANGDKKPVGASERDELFGEAAKIIIESGQASTSHLQRRMRIGYNRAARLMDEMTDAGVVSQPEGENKPRKILMTLAHLSEMGFSNGEAKPDFPKF; from the coding sequence TTGGCAAGCCAACGAAAAAACCGTCGTGAGCTGGATGGCCACAGGCACAGCGCCGGCGGCATACTGATAATAGCGCTTGCCCTTTATATCCTGCTTGCCACGGTCTCTTCCACGACCTCTCCCGCTTGGACAGGTTATCTGGGCCTTTATATAGTCAAACTGCTTCTGGAAAAGACATTCGGGTTCGGGGTTTTCCTTCTCCCGCTGCTCTTGACCTTTATGGGGGCGATAATGCTGACCAGGCAGGAGCCAAAATCTCTTAAGATACGGCTTTCCGGGTTCATCATCTTTTTTCTGACCTTTATCTGTGCCTGCCAGATGTTTTTCCCCAATTATTACCTGAAAGCCGAATTATTCTGGGTAAAGGGCGCCGGAGGAGCGCTCGGCTATCTTCTTAATTTTGTTCTTTCTTCCCTTGTCGGCGCTGTAGGTACAGTGATAATACTTTCCGCCTTTCTTGTGATCTCCATGATACTGGTCTTTAATATTACTTCCTTTGAGGCTTTTGAGGAATTGTTCGACAGACTGCTCCCAAAAAAGGAGGCAGCTTCTCCAAAAAGGAAACCAAGAAAGGTCAGCATCCAGGGGATCCCTTCCGAGGACAGTTTTGACAAGAGCATTGCCTCGCAGCTGTCGATGATCAAGGAGATAAAACCGCCTGAAGAGGCGGCGCCCAAGGCAGAAGAACCGGTAAAATTTTCGGAGCCTAAAGAGGATAAGCCTGTCAGGCAGTACAAACGCCACTCCTACAAGCTTCCTCCGCTTGATCTTTTGAACACGCTTACCGAAAAGGAAAAACAAAAGGCCATGCGCCTGAGGGAACTGACGGAGCAGCGCAAGAACGACCTTGAAAGGGTGCTGCAGAGCTTTGGGGTGGCCGCTCAGGTGGTCAACATCAGCATAGGGCCGGCAGTTACCAGGTTCGAGGTCCAGCCGGAGCCCGGGGTCAAGGTCAGCAAGATAGCCAATCTTGCCGATGACATCGCCCTTAATCTTGCCTCCGGAGGGGTAAGGATGGAGGCTCCCATACCCGGGAAATCGGTCGTGGGGATAGAGGTCCCGAGCCAGGCGGTCACTCCCGTGCATCTGGGCGAGATCGCAAGAACGGTGGAGTTTTCGCAGAACCCGTCAAAACTGATGATAGGCATAGGTAAAGACATCGCCGGGACCCCGATATTCGGCGACCTTTCAAAAATGCCGCACATACTGATAGCCGGGACCACGGGCTCGGGTAAAAGCGTTGCCATAAATTCGCTCATCATCAGTATTCTTTTGCGCGCAAGGCCGGATGAGGTCAAGTTCATAATGATAGACCCCAAGATGGTGGAGCTGTCGATATACGAAGACATTCCCCATCTGATGGCGCCGGTAGTTACCGACCCCAAAAAAGCGGCCGCCACTTTAAAAGAATGGGTAATAAGGGAAATGGACAGAAGGTACAAAGAGTTCTTTAATGCCGGCGTCCGGAACATAGAGGCGTTCAACAAAAAAGTCGACAAGTTCGAGGGCAGCGGCAAAGAGGACGAGTTCATCCCCGAAAGGCTCCCGTATCTGGTGGTCATTATCGATGAACTGGCGGACATGATGATGGTGGCGGCGGCCGATGTTGAAACCACCATCTGCAGGATAGCCCAGATGGCAAGGGCAACGGGCATCCATCTTGTGGTGGCCACCCAGAGGCCGTCGGTTGATGTCATAACCGGGCTTATCAAGGCCAACATACCTTCGAGGATCTCGTTCGCCGTGGCCACACAGATAGATTCCAGGGTCATCCTTGACATGAGCGGGGCCGAAAAGCTCCTTGGCAAAGGCGACATGCTTTATTCCCCGATAGGTTCCATGAAGCCGATAAGGGTGCAGGGCTCTTATGTGAGCGACGAAGAGATAGAAAAGATCACCAACTTTGTAAAAGCGCAGGCCTCCCCTGAATATTCGGAGGAGATCTTGAACATCAAGGCCAACGGCGATAAAAAGCCGGTAGGCGCATCGGAAAGGGACGAGCTGTTCGGCGAGGCGGCAAAGATAATAATCGAGAGCGGACAGGCTTCGACCTCGCACCTGCAGCGCAGAATGAGGATAGGCTATAACAGGGCCGCGCGCCTTATGGACGAGATGACCGATGCGGGGGTAGTTTCCCAGCCCGAAGGAGAGAACAAGCCGAGAAAGATACTTATGACCCTTGCGCACCTTTCCGAGATGGGGTTTTCAAACGGCGAGGCAAAGCCCGACTTCCCAAAGTTCTAG
- a CDS encoding helical backbone metal receptor, protein MKKAFLFLLILLLSAPCLSIPVSVKDEDGTEFFSISAPKRIISTMPSNTEILYALGLGKRVIAVSDRCDFPPDAARKKKIGSVSLNAEEIIALNPDLIVMLGSAQRAQIEMLRKYKLPIFVIDPRSLEELASSILLLGKITRAENASRKIVWDLNNKIGLIEKARDPERRPSVFVELWHEPVITAGKGTFISDIISVCGGVNIGDKAGEGYPSFSIESLVVEDPDYIIVAGSSSSDIKKISSDRRLAKLSAVRHNRILLIDADIITRPTPRLASALGLINTFISRGHE, encoded by the coding sequence ATGAAAAAAGCATTCCTTTTTCTGCTGATATTGCTGTTGTCGGCCCCGTGCCTTAGCATCCCGGTTTCCGTTAAAGACGAGGACGGGACCGAGTTCTTTTCTATTTCCGCGCCAAAGAGGATCATCTCCACAATGCCCAGCAATACCGAGATACTGTATGCTCTGGGGCTGGGCAAAAGGGTCATAGCGGTCAGCGACAGGTGCGACTTTCCCCCTGATGCAGCCAGAAAGAAAAAAATAGGTTCCGTCAGCCTCAATGCGGAAGAGATCATCGCTCTTAACCCCGACCTTATAGTAATGCTTGGCAGCGCCCAGAGAGCCCAGATAGAAATGTTGAGAAAGTATAAACTGCCTATCTTTGTGATAGATCCGCGCTCTCTTGAAGAGCTTGCCTCATCAATCCTGCTCCTGGGAAAGATAACCAGGGCCGAGAACGCTTCCAGAAAGATAGTCTGGGACCTGAACAATAAGATTGGCTTGATAGAAAAAGCAAGGGACCCCGAGCGCAGGCCCAGTGTGTTCGTGGAACTGTGGCACGAGCCGGTAATTACGGCTGGGAAAGGGACTTTTATATCAGATATTATCTCGGTATGCGGAGGCGTCAACATCGGGGACAAGGCCGGGGAGGGATACCCCTCCTTTTCCATAGAAAGCCTTGTTGTTGAAGACCCCGATTACATAATTGTCGCAGGCAGCTCCTCTTCGGACATTAAAAAGATCAGTTCCGACAGGCGCCTTGCAAAACTGTCGGCAGTAAGGCATAACAGGATACTTCTTATAGATGCTGATATTATAACCAGGCCGACCCCTAGGCTTGCCTCGGCGCTCGGGCTTATCAATACTTTTATAAGCAGGGGCCATGAATAA
- a CDS encoding iron ABC transporter permease, protein MNNRKQTFLFITLLVLLCGSVFLSLVLGTVFLNPFDGSPLAGTVLWQVRFPRIILSGLVGAMLAVSGAVLQAVLKNDLADPYILGISSGGALGAALAIVLSLPLALISSAAFLSAFAAVLTVAFISGAGGRRDPSSLILAGVAVSSFSGAVLALMIGASDKLRSVYFWILGSFSFAGMEQIYVSAVCLFAGLFAAVRLSRQLNAFLFGEEEAKSLGVDTVSARWGLLLAASLMSGVSVAFCGVIGFVGLMVPHMVRTISGPNHQTLIPYSALGGAIFMVLADTASRCLFVPSEVPVGIITALGGAPFFIYLLVRSKRAS, encoded by the coding sequence ATGAATAACCGGAAGCAGACTTTCTTATTCATTACTTTACTCGTTCTTTTGTGCGGATCGGTTTTTCTATCCCTTGTTTTAGGAACGGTCTTTTTGAACCCTTTTGACGGCTCGCCTCTTGCTGGCACGGTACTATGGCAGGTCAGGTTTCCCAGGATCATCCTCTCCGGCCTTGTCGGCGCGATGCTTGCGGTGTCGGGAGCAGTGCTTCAGGCGGTCCTTAAGAACGATCTTGCTGACCCTTATATACTGGGAATTTCTTCGGGCGGAGCCCTGGGAGCGGCGCTGGCCATTGTATTGAGCCTTCCTCTGGCTCTGATATCATCAGCCGCCTTCCTTTCGGCTTTTGCCGCGGTCCTGACAGTGGCATTTATCTCAGGAGCGGGAGGCCGTCGAGACCCTTCTTCCCTGATACTTGCCGGAGTTGCAGTTTCGTCCTTTTCAGGGGCGGTCCTTGCGCTTATGATAGGGGCTTCGGACAAATTAAGGTCGGTATACTTCTGGATTCTCGGGAGTTTTTCATTTGCGGGTATGGAACAGATCTATGTATCGGCAGTTTGTCTTTTTGCAGGGCTTTTTGCCGCGGTCCGGTTAAGCAGGCAGTTGAACGCTTTTCTTTTTGGGGAAGAAGAAGCAAAGTCCCTTGGAGTTGATACCGTTTCGGCAAGATGGGGCCTGCTTTTGGCGGCATCTTTGATGTCCGGGGTTTCGGTGGCCTTTTGCGGAGTGATAGGGTTTGTCGGATTGATGGTCCCGCATATGGTAAGGACCATCTCAGGTCCAAACCATCAGACCCTGATACCATATTCTGCACTGGGGGGAGCCATTTTTATGGTCCTGGCCGATACTGCCTCAAGATGCCTCTTTGTCCCGTCGGAAGTCCCGGTGGGGATCATAACTGCCCTTGGGGGGGCTCCATTCTTTATCTACCTGCTTGTAAGAAGCAAGAGGGCGTCATGA
- a CDS encoding ABC transporter ATP-binding protein: protein MSLLEIRELSFAYKKDPVLKNISFSVEEGQFIGLLGPNGGGKTTLLRAIGALVPVKAGRVFIAKKDVSAIKRSETARLVSYVPQLSAPVPGFTVNETVLMGRTPYLKGFFQPSKRDLLAVEQAIERTGLTPVKEWEVSSLSGGQYQRVLIARALAQETPLLLLDEPTAHLDIRFQSEVLALVKSLKEKTVMASFHDISLAKKYCGRVLLLDRGSVVADGEPLKTLSGQTIRSVFSVEP, encoded by the coding sequence ATGAGCCTGTTAGAAATAAGAGAATTGTCGTTTGCCTACAAAAAGGACCCGGTACTGAAAAATATATCTTTTTCTGTCGAAGAAGGGCAGTTTATCGGGCTGCTGGGCCCCAACGGGGGAGGTAAAACCACCCTGCTGCGGGCAATAGGAGCCCTGGTCCCCGTCAAGGCAGGCCGGGTTTTTATCGCTAAAAAGGATGTAAGCGCCATCAAAAGGAGCGAGACAGCCAGGCTTGTTTCATATGTTCCGCAATTGTCAGCCCCTGTCCCCGGATTTACCGTTAACGAAACGGTCCTTATGGGAAGAACTCCCTATCTTAAAGGCTTTTTTCAACCTTCTAAACGGGACCTCCTGGCAGTAGAGCAGGCCATCGAAAGAACGGGACTAACCCCTGTAAAGGAATGGGAGGTTTCTTCCCTTAGCGGAGGTCAGTACCAGAGGGTCCTTATAGCAAGGGCCTTAGCGCAGGAGACCCCGCTGCTTCTGCTGGATGAGCCCACGGCTCACCTGGATATCAGGTTCCAGTCGGAAGTGCTTGCCCTCGTCAAGAGCCTTAAAGAAAAAACGGTCATGGCTTCTTTTCATGACATCTCTCTTGCAAAAAAATATTGCGGCAGGGTCCTGCTGCTTGACCGCGGCTCGGTCGTTGCCGACGGGGAACCCTTAAAGACCCTTTCCGGCCAGACAATAAGGTCCGTTTTTAGCGTAGAACCCTGA
- a CDS encoding response regulator: MFKPLILVVDDEKDFADHLAETIRGSGKYDAKIANSAKQAFMEIEKNKWFLDIPKNRIACIILDIKMPEMDGMQFLEKLWEIRKEEYEKSSSELNLDKMKSFIPVIILSAWEDDEKWKRTPRKLAYLRKPVKEEELFAALDRITIGGEQEIEKMKIEVHDKGKERGFLK, translated from the coding sequence ATGTTTAAGCCTTTGATACTTGTAGTCGATGATGAAAAAGATTTTGCAGATCATTTGGCCGAAACTATCCGCGGTTCGGGGAAATACGATGCAAAAATCGCTAATTCCGCTAAACAGGCATTCATGGAGATTGAAAAGAATAAATGGTTCCTTGATATTCCAAAGAATCGAATAGCCTGCATAATCCTTGATATAAAAATGCCGGAGATGGACGGCATGCAGTTCCTGGAAAAGCTTTGGGAGATAAGGAAAGAAGAATACGAAAAGAGCAGTTCCGAATTAAATCTGGATAAGATGAAGTCTTTCATCCCGGTTATAATTCTAAGCGCCTGGGAAGACGATGAAAAGTGGAAACGGACACCCCGCAAGCTCGCTTATCTAAGAAAACCTGTTAAAGAAGAAGAATTGTTTGCAGCTCTCGATAGAATAACTATCGGGGGTGAGCAGGAAATAGAAAAA